A genome region from Methanolinea sp. includes the following:
- a CDS encoding orotidine 5'-phosphate decarboxylase: MLQVALDLTELDRALQIGREAIGGGVDWLEAGTPLVKSEGMAAVRALHEAFPAHTVVADLKIVDTGALEVEMAAKAGASVVCVLAVADDAVIAEAVRAADLYGVRLMADLISVPDPVARARELEAMGVHIVNAHVGIDQQMRGESPLGVLSAIRDAVGIPLAAAGGLNAQTAPLAVAAGADIVIVGSAITKSADVTASAREVRAAIDSPAVPRQERESPESAIRRILSSVSTPHVSDAMHRKGAMIGIVPLCGEARMVGRAVTVQGFAGDWAKPVEAIDIAQPGDVIVVNNDGATHVACWGELATLSAMARGLSGVVVDGAVRDADDIRRLGFPVFARAVTPNAGEPKGFGEINAEVRCGGQTVRPGDWIVGDANGVVVVPRERAAEVARRALEVKKTEERIREEIRRGSTLSRVSDLARWEKK; the protein is encoded by the coding sequence ATTCTCCAGGTTGCGCTCGACCTCACGGAGCTTGACCGCGCCCTCCAGATAGGCCGGGAGGCAATCGGGGGCGGGGTGGACTGGCTCGAGGCCGGGACCCCCCTCGTGAAGAGCGAGGGGATGGCGGCCGTCCGGGCGCTGCACGAGGCGTTCCCCGCGCACACCGTCGTCGCCGACCTGAAGATCGTGGACACCGGGGCGCTCGAGGTGGAGATGGCCGCAAAGGCAGGGGCTTCCGTCGTGTGCGTCCTCGCCGTGGCCGACGACGCCGTGATCGCCGAGGCGGTGAGGGCCGCAGACCTCTACGGCGTCAGGTTGATGGCCGACCTGATCAGCGTCCCCGACCCGGTGGCCCGCGCGAGGGAGCTTGAGGCGATGGGCGTCCACATCGTCAACGCCCACGTTGGGATCGACCAGCAGATGCGTGGAGAAAGCCCCCTCGGCGTCCTCTCCGCGATCCGCGACGCGGTCGGGATCCCGCTCGCCGCGGCTGGCGGCCTCAATGCACAGACCGCGCCGCTCGCGGTCGCCGCGGGCGCGGACATCGTGATCGTGGGGAGCGCCATCACGAAGTCTGCCGACGTGACGGCGTCGGCGAGGGAAGTCCGCGCCGCGATCGACAGCCCCGCCGTCCCGCGGCAGGAAAGGGAATCCCCCGAATCCGCGATCCGCAGGATCCTCTCCTCCGTCTCGACCCCCCACGTCTCTGACGCGATGCACCGGAAGGGGGCGATGATAGGGATCGTTCCCCTCTGCGGGGAGGCCCGGATGGTGGGCAGGGCCGTCACGGTGCAGGGATTCGCGGGGGACTGGGCAAAGCCCGTGGAGGCGATAGACATCGCGCAGCCGGGCGACGTGATCGTGGTGAACAACGACGGTGCCACGCACGTGGCGTGCTGGGGCGAGCTCGCGACGCTGAGCGCGATGGCGCGCGGCCTCTCGGGGGTCGTCGTCGACGGCGCGGTCAGGGACGCCGACGACATACGGCGCCTCGGTTTCCCAGTCTTTGCGAGGGCGGTGACGCCCAACGCGGGGGAACCCAAGGGATTCGGGGAGATCAACGCGGAGGTCAGGTGCGGCGGCCAGACAGTCCGGCCCGGCGACTGGATCGTGGGGGACGCAAACGGCGTGGTCGTCGTTCCCCGCGAGCGCGCGGCCGAGGTGGCGCGGAGGGCGCTCGAGGTGAAGAAGACGGAGGAGAGGATACGCGAGGAGATACGGCGGGGCAGCACGCTCTCCCGGGTATCCGACCTCGCCCGCTGGGAAAAGAAGTAG
- a CDS encoding ACT domain-containing protein — translation MGVDRYIIKQISVFSENKPGRLAAIAKALQEERINILAFSIAEADGFGVVRALVDNPQKAYEKLSKIGFNVAFTDVIAVQMRDEPGGLYEIARILGQGGINIEYAYAYTGKECAVLILRVDNVEAAIEALQKGGARLLESAVFR, via the coding sequence ATGGGAGTCGACAGGTACATCATCAAGCAGATATCGGTCTTTTCCGAGAACAAGCCCGGCAGGCTGGCGGCAATCGCCAAGGCACTCCAGGAAGAGAGGATAAACATCCTCGCCTTCTCGATCGCGGAGGCGGACGGTTTCGGGGTGGTGCGGGCACTCGTGGACAACCCGCAGAAGGCATACGAGAAGCTCTCGAAGATCGGTTTCAACGTGGCATTCACCGATGTCATCGCCGTCCAGATGAGGGACGAGCCCGGCGGTCTCTACGAGATCGCGAGGATCCTCGGCCAGGGCGGGATTAACATCGAGTACGCCTACGCCTACACCGGGAAGGAGTGCGCGGTCCTGATCCTCAGGGTCGACAACGTCGAGGCAGCGATTGAGGCACTCCAGAAGGGTGGCGCGCGGCTCCTCGAGAGCGCCGTCTTCCGGTGA
- a CDS encoding DUF3821 domain-containing protein translates to MKGEDLFSMVAVLAALLSTIAVHAGAGCGEIPAGEWVFIGEEGLDLSAAGVEAGSVLAYYGPGGSTSGVPSARVTVADPSSFYVSPATFSGKTGPWFLLPDNRLVFYVAEPTLEVRVVDATSGFVVGKDASWVPKGDAVGFRIDTNLWVFSRRPGCRGVPLTLEVSGPGGLSLSSLGGLSLKDVVVDSPTFETGPVWQTGSPEYPVGEYRVTVRCEANGMHENYPSTGKTESGTVSFLLQRVNPLIATPTTTATAGASPPVTVQVPPATVPGTPLPPGTTPPATGEAVPVAPAAMVQPQGSPTPTRAQGLLPATAVLALGAVLAFRAARRQG, encoded by the coding sequence ATGAAGGGAGAGGACCTCTTTTCCATGGTCGCGGTTCTCGCCGCGCTCCTTTCCACCATCGCCGTCCACGCGGGTGCGGGGTGCGGGGAGATCCCCGCGGGGGAGTGGGTGTTCATCGGCGAGGAGGGACTCGACCTCTCGGCGGCAGGGGTGGAGGCAGGATCCGTCCTCGCGTACTACGGGCCGGGCGGGAGCACGTCGGGCGTGCCCTCGGCCCGCGTGACGGTCGCCGACCCCTCGTCGTTCTACGTCTCGCCCGCCACGTTCTCCGGGAAGACGGGCCCGTGGTTCCTTCTGCCGGACAACAGGCTCGTCTTCTACGTCGCGGAACCCACCCTCGAGGTGAGGGTCGTCGATGCCACGTCGGGATTCGTGGTGGGAAAGGACGCGTCGTGGGTCCCCAAGGGGGACGCGGTCGGGTTCCGGATCGACACGAACCTCTGGGTATTCTCGCGCCGGCCGGGCTGCCGCGGGGTCCCCCTCACCCTCGAGGTCTCCGGGCCCGGAGGCCTCTCCCTCTCGTCGCTCGGCGGCCTCTCCCTGAAAGACGTGGTCGTCGACTCGCCCACGTTCGAGACGGGACCGGTGTGGCAGACGGGCTCCCCGGAGTATCCCGTGGGCGAGTACAGGGTCACCGTCCGCTGCGAGGCGAACGGGATGCACGAGAACTACCCTTCGACCGGGAAGACCGAGAGCGGGACGGTCTCCTTCCTCCTCCAGAGGGTCAATCCCCTGATCGCGACACCGACAACGACCGCCACGGCGGGAGCAAGCCCCCCGGTGACCGTGCAGGTCCCTCCGGCGACCGTTCCCGGGACCCCTCTACCTCCCGGAACGACCCCGCCGGCCACCGGGGAGGCAGTTCCCGTTGCCCCGGCGGCAATGGTCCAGCCACAGGGATCTCCCACGCCCACGCGGGCCCAGGGGCTCCTCCCCGCGACCGCGGTGCTCGCGCTCGGCGCCGTCCTCGCGTTCCGCGCCGCGCGGAGGCAGGGGTGA
- a CDS encoding nitroreductase family protein, producing MNIGTTIIKSRHSVRKYKPEPIAENVIRDALECARQAPTAMNLQPWLFGVVRDRSLLARIAELTDHGKFIADAQVCFAVFGEKGAKYYLEDCCAATENLILGLWAYGVASCWVAGDKKPYAEEIRKLLSVPEKYTLVSLVSAGYPAEVTVQRKKILDEVTFYDTYSEE from the coding sequence ATGAACATTGGCACCACCATCATCAAGTCACGCCACAGCGTGCGGAAATACAAGCCCGAGCCCATCGCGGAGAACGTGATACGCGATGCACTCGAGTGTGCCCGCCAGGCACCGACGGCGATGAACCTCCAGCCGTGGCTCTTTGGTGTCGTCCGCGACAGGAGTCTCCTCGCGAGGATCGCGGAACTCACCGACCACGGGAAGTTCATCGCGGATGCACAGGTGTGCTTCGCCGTGTTCGGGGAGAAGGGTGCCAAGTACTACCTCGAGGACTGCTGCGCGGCAACCGAAAACCTCATCCTCGGGCTGTGGGCCTACGGTGTCGCAAGCTGCTGGGTTGCAGGCGACAAGAAGCCGTACGCGGAAGAGATCCGGAAGCTCCTCTCCGTTCCCGAGAAGTACACGCTCGTCTCGCTCGTTTCCGCCGGGTACCCCGCGGAGGTCACCGTGCAGAGGAAGAAGATCCTCGACGAGGTGACATTCTACGACACGTACTCGGAGGAGTAG